In Candidatus Babeliales bacterium, a genomic segment contains:
- the aspS gene encoding aspartate--tRNA ligase: MLSERTTGCGLVNEQFLNKNISLSGWVHRRRDHGGLIFIDLRDRSGLMQLVVNTENSKKVHEIAHKIRSEYVISVTGKVVERAPETINKELTTGCWELLVDDLEILNTAKMLPFSIEGTDVIDEELRLKYRYLDLRRPEMHKNFALRHKVIYAMREFLNKEAFYEIETPILTKNTPEGAREFLVPSRIHQGSFYALPQSPQLYKQILMCGGMERYFQVARCFRDEDLRADRQPEFTQLDIEMSFIQEKDIQSLIERLLKYVFSTVLGKDLHIPFKRLTYDEAFSSYGSDKPDLRYGLKITDFTDVFADTELKFLRDVISRGEKIGGIAVTGHTFTHSELNRWVDKAQKLGAKGLLWIDLESPDAISSPVAKFLPKDFFARAVSACEGITNGSILFIVAGEYEVAWEILGRLRQELAKELNIIPQDEFNFSWVTDFPLLEYDKKDKTWNAKHHPFTSPSPGWENKDLAAITARAYDVVLNGIELGGGSIRIHDRAVQEKVFNLLGLSKEEVESKFGFLLEAQEFGFPPHGGIALGLDRFIMLLTHSISIREVIAFPKTARGCDPMMESPTPAENKQLKDYGLQLLPTKKE; encoded by the coding sequence TCTGGGTGGGTTCATCGGCGTCGTGATCATGGTGGATTGATTTTTATTGATTTACGGGATCGCAGTGGATTGATGCAACTTGTTGTCAACACAGAAAATTCAAAAAAAGTGCATGAAATTGCACATAAAATTCGTTCTGAATATGTCATAAGCGTTACAGGAAAAGTAGTAGAGCGAGCACCTGAGACAATCAACAAAGAGTTGACGACTGGATGCTGGGAATTGCTTGTTGATGATCTTGAAATTTTGAACACTGCAAAAATGCTACCGTTTTCCATTGAAGGTACTGACGTTATTGATGAAGAATTACGTTTGAAATATCGGTATCTTGATTTGCGTCGTCCTGAAATGCACAAAAATTTTGCGTTGAGGCATAAAGTTATTTATGCAATGCGTGAATTTTTGAATAAAGAAGCATTTTATGAAATTGAAACTCCTATTTTGACAAAAAATACGCCCGAAGGAGCACGAGAATTTTTAGTACCATCGAGAATCCATCAGGGATCTTTTTATGCATTGCCGCAGTCCCCACAGTTGTATAAACAAATTTTAATGTGTGGTGGTATGGAAAGATATTTCCAAGTTGCTCGTTGTTTTAGGGATGAGGATTTGCGCGCAGATCGTCAGCCAGAATTTACGCAGCTTGATATTGAAATGTCATTCATTCAAGAAAAAGATATTCAGAGCTTGATCGAACGATTACTGAAATATGTATTTTCTACTGTTCTTGGGAAAGATTTGCACATACCATTTAAGCGCTTAACATACGATGAAGCATTTTCATCGTACGGTTCAGATAAACCTGATTTGCGCTATGGTTTAAAAATTACCGATTTTACGGATGTTTTTGCTGATACAGAACTAAAATTTTTGCGTGATGTGATCAGTAGAGGCGAAAAGATTGGCGGTATTGCTGTTACTGGTCATACGTTTACGCATTCTGAACTCAATCGCTGGGTAGACAAAGCACAAAAATTAGGGGCAAAAGGATTATTGTGGATAGATCTAGAAAGTCCTGATGCAATTAGTTCGCCTGTAGCAAAATTTTTACCAAAAGATTTTTTTGCACGAGCAGTAAGTGCGTGTGAAGGAATCACTAATGGAAGTATACTGTTTATTGTAGCTGGCGAATATGAAGTCGCGTGGGAAATTTTAGGGCGCTTACGACAGGAACTTGCAAAAGAGCTTAACATTATTCCACAAGATGAATTTAATTTTTCATGGGTTACTGATTTTCCGTTGCTTGAGTATGATAAAAAAGATAAAACGTGGAATGCAAAACATCATCCATTTACCTCACCAAGTCCTGGTTGGGAAAACAAAGATCTTGCAGCAATTACCGCACGCGCATACGATGTTGTGTTGAATGGTATTGAACTTGGTGGTGGATCAATACGTATTCATGATCGCGCAGTGCAAGAAAAAGTGTTTAACCTTCTTGGTTTAAGCAAGGAAGAAGTTGAATCAAAATTTGGATTCTTGCTTGAAGCACAAGAATTTGGATTTCCTCCACATGGAGGTATTGCACTTGGTCTTGATCGTTTTATTATGTTGCTAACACATTCAATATCTATTCGTGAAGTAATTGCATTTCCAAAAACTGCGCGTGGTTGTGATCCTATGATGGAATCACCAACACCAGCAGAAAATAAGCAATTGAAAGATTATGGGCTACAGCTGTTGCCTACAAAAAAAGAATAA